Proteins from a genomic interval of Sulfurimonas sp. HSL3-2:
- a CDS encoding sulfatase-like hydrolase/transferase: protein MNKTQHFSFLLQQLKLFFKVELFFLLLMSLVRIYLFVNYAKGATYSLSELAYAFWIGFRLDISALAYTFISPVLVLFLMWIFRARFLNAIVNQFFKIYFFIIFLILSALIVTDIGYFSFFGDHMTLMVFGIFDDDTKALFEIARKNYNLWFYGLVGFVYVISGYYIVSKLIKNKRDIEHKDWSYFKQSGFFLALFIVVFLAVRGSVGLFPLAVYIPDVSSDPMINKLPQNAVHAMIKAEDQYEKSKRGDYDLIKMSGYQGKIVEAFKLHTGKKDINETDLLSNITYKTKKDLFLEKNPPNVVLDVVESFGMPILDYQSEEFDIMRSLKKNFYSDILFTNFISASNGTIEDLEPLMLNITARPKSTPFGQSNYLNTSFSQASARVYQKAGYETMFVYGGDLSWRNVGAFFSRQGFDHVYGKAAIIEKLHLDENKVSHDWGVYDKYLHEFVLQTLKEAKKPLLIVVMTTNNHPPYKLDETYDSKELHFSDELKKHLVGDLDLDHQRFQDYQYALDMVGNFLESVKTSSLKDNTVVAITGDNNTVEGIMHYDDYYTQTKRIPFYIYLPSALRYKVEGIDTKLAGSDKDIFPTLYNLTLSDVPYTAIGTNLLDKERLHCGFNEAGVLIANDGGFKAGHPNTELQKECDRYYKASLAVTEYLIKSQK from the coding sequence ATGAATAAAACACAGCATTTTTCATTTTTACTACAGCAATTGAAGTTATTTTTCAAAGTGGAACTCTTCTTTTTGCTGTTGATGAGCCTGGTTCGTATCTACCTCTTTGTAAACTATGCGAAAGGGGCGACATATTCGTTATCAGAACTCGCATATGCATTTTGGATAGGTTTCAGACTCGATATCAGTGCATTAGCTTATACGTTTATATCTCCGGTATTAGTGCTCTTTTTAATGTGGATATTTAGAGCCAGATTTTTAAATGCTATCGTAAATCAGTTTTTTAAGATCTACTTTTTTATTATCTTTTTGATCCTTTCTGCACTTATAGTCACGGATATCGGGTACTTTTCATTTTTTGGCGATCATATGACACTGATGGTCTTTGGAATATTCGATGATGATACGAAAGCTCTTTTTGAGATAGCCCGCAAAAACTATAATCTTTGGTTTTACGGACTTGTAGGGTTTGTGTATGTAATCAGCGGATATTACATAGTCTCAAAACTTATAAAAAATAAGAGGGATATAGAACATAAAGATTGGAGCTATTTTAAACAAAGCGGTTTTTTCTTAGCACTTTTTATTGTTGTCTTCTTGGCTGTACGCGGTTCTGTAGGACTTTTTCCGCTGGCAGTTTATATTCCTGACGTTTCGAGCGATCCTATGATAAACAAACTTCCTCAAAACGCGGTTCATGCCATGATAAAGGCGGAAGATCAGTATGAAAAAAGTAAAAGAGGCGACTATGACCTTATTAAGATGAGCGGATATCAGGGGAAGATAGTCGAAGCCTTTAAGCTGCATACAGGCAAGAAAGATATAAATGAAACGGATCTTTTATCAAATATCACATACAAAACAAAAAAAGATCTCTTTTTAGAAAAAAATCCGCCGAACGTGGTCTTAGATGTCGTTGAAAGTTTTGGAATGCCGATACTGGATTATCAAAGTGAAGAGTTTGATATTATGCGTTCACTTAAAAAGAATTTTTATAGCGATATTCTTTTTACAAATTTCATATCGGCTTCAAACGGGACCATCGAAGACCTCGAACCGTTGATGCTTAACATAACGGCTCGTCCGAAATCAACACCGTTTGGACAAAGTAATTATCTCAATACATCATTTTCCCAAGCAAGTGCGAGGGTTTATCAAAAAGCGGGATACGAAACTATGTTCGTATATGGCGGCGATCTCTCTTGGAGAAATGTTGGAGCGTTCTTTTCTCGTCAAGGCTTTGATCATGTGTATGGCAAAGCGGCGATCATCGAAAAACTGCATCTTGATGAAAATAAAGTCTCTCATGACTGGGGAGTGTACGACAAATATCTGCATGAGTTTGTCCTGCAGACACTTAAAGAAGCGAAAAAGCCTCTGTTGATCGTGGTCATGACGACAAACAATCATCCGCCTTATAAACTGGATGAGACTTACGATAGTAAAGAGCTGCATTTTTCTGATGAGCTGAAAAAACATCTTGTGGGCGATCTTGATCTGGATCATCAAAGATTTCAGGACTATCAGTATGCTCTGGATATGGTCGGTAATTTTCTAGAGAGTGTAAAGACATCTTCACTCAAAGACAATACCGTAGTCGCAATTACAGGAGACAATAACACGGTAGAGGGGATTATGCATTATGACGATTATTACACCCAGACGAAGCGTATTCCTTTTTATATCTATCTTCCGTCTGCTTTGCGTTATAAAGTCGAGGGTATAGATACGAAACTGGCGGGTTCTGATAAAGATATTTTTCCGACGCTTTATAATTTGACGTTATCCGATGTTCCATATACGGCGATAGGCACAAATCTGCTTGATAAAGAGAGATTGCATTGTGGATTTAACGAAGCGGGTGTATTGATCGCCAATGACGGCGGTTTTAAAGCCGGACATCCAAATACGGAGTTGCAAAAAGAGTGTGATCGTTATTATAAAGCATCTTTAGCAGTGACCGAGTATCTGATAAAATCACAAAAATAA
- a CDS encoding NAD-dependent epimerase/dehydratase family protein, protein MKKRVLVTGGAGFVGSNLCERLAQDENNEVYSLDNYFTGSKDNHVPNVTYIEGLTADIDQLIDFEPHTIYHLGEYSRVEQSFDDIEKVWRYNKDGIFAVLQFARKTGAKIVYAGSSTKFGDGGLGRSQSPYAWSKATNTELVENYGNWFNVPYAIVYFYNVYGKREIQTGKYATLIALFKEKMRKGEPLTIVSPGTQKRNFTHVDDIINGLVLVGENGYGDEFGIGSPEAYSIKEIAEMFGGKIEMLPERKGNRMTADVVTAKTEALGWKPTRTIEEYIKEMRANDWN, encoded by the coding sequence TTGAAAAAAAGAGTACTAGTAACAGGCGGAGCCGGATTTGTAGGAAGCAATCTTTGTGAAAGGTTAGCACAAGATGAAAACAATGAAGTATACTCTCTTGACAACTACTTTACGGGGAGTAAAGACAATCATGTACCTAACGTGACCTACATAGAAGGTCTGACTGCCGATATAGATCAACTTATAGATTTTGAACCTCATACCATCTATCATCTTGGAGAGTACTCAAGAGTCGAACAAAGCTTTGACGATATAGAAAAAGTCTGGAGATACAACAAAGACGGGATCTTTGCAGTTCTGCAGTTTGCTCGTAAGACAGGGGCAAAAATAGTCTATGCGGGAAGCAGCACAAAATTCGGCGACGGTGGACTTGGGCGCAGTCAGTCCCCGTATGCTTGGAGTAAAGCGACAAATACTGAGCTGGTAGAAAACTACGGAAACTGGTTCAATGTCCCGTATGCAATAGTCTACTTTTACAATGTTTACGGAAAACGTGAGATCCAGACAGGAAAATATGCTACTTTGATCGCTCTGTTTAAAGAGAAAATGAGAAAAGGCGAACCTCTAACAATCGTCAGTCCTGGAACACAAAAAAGAAACTTCACACATGTCGATGACATCATCAACGGTCTTGTGCTTGTGGGAGAGAACGGATACGGAGACGAGTTTGGAATCGGTAGTCCGGAAGCGTACAGCATCAAAGAGATCGCTGAGATGTTCGGCGGTAAAATAGAGATGCTTCCTGAAAGAAAAGGAAACAGAATGACTGCAGATGTAGTCACAGCAAAAACTGAAGCGCTAGGCTGGAAGCCTACCCGCACAATAGAAGAATATATCAAAGAGATGAGAGCAAATGATTGGAACTAA
- the rfbA gene encoding glucose-1-phosphate thymidylyltransferase RfbA, which translates to MKGIILAGGSGTRLYPITKGVSKQLVPIYDKPMIYYPLSVLMLAGITEVLIISTPHDLPRFEELLGNGSDIGMKFSYVEQPSPDGLAQAFLLGEKFIGDDDVCLILGDNIFYGHGLTKLLAQSVKHAQEEDKATVFGYYVRDPERYGVAEFDANGNVTSIEEKPKEPKSNYAVVGLYFYPNDVVKKAKLVKPSARGELEITTLNQDYLNEQRLKVELMGRGYAWLDTGTHESLLEASQFIQTIENRQALKVACIEEIAYEMGYISKEKLLELAQPLSKNQYGEYLIRRASQPRGIR; encoded by the coding sequence ATGAAAGGCATAATCCTAGCCGGTGGAAGCGGGACAAGACTTTATCCGATCACAAAAGGCGTGAGCAAACAGCTTGTACCTATCTATGATAAACCAATGATCTACTATCCTCTTTCAGTTTTAATGCTTGCAGGAATCACTGAGGTCCTGATCATCTCGACTCCGCATGATCTTCCAAGGTTTGAAGAGCTTTTAGGTAATGGAAGCGATATAGGTATGAAGTTCTCGTATGTTGAACAGCCCTCACCTGACGGATTGGCTCAAGCATTTCTTTTAGGCGAAAAGTTTATCGGTGATGACGATGTATGTCTGATCCTCGGTGACAATATCTTTTACGGGCACGGTTTGACAAAACTTTTAGCTCAAAGTGTAAAGCATGCACAAGAGGAAGATAAGGCAACTGTTTTTGGGTATTATGTCAGAGATCCTGAACGTTACGGTGTTGCAGAATTTGATGCGAACGGTAATGTGACAAGTATAGAAGAAAAGCCTAAAGAGCCAAAAAGCAACTATGCTGTGGTGGGTCTTTACTTCTATCCAAATGATGTTGTAAAAAAAGCAAAACTTGTGAAGCCAAGTGCCAGAGGCGAGTTAGAGATAACGACACTTAATCAAGATTATTTAAATGAACAAAGACTTAAGGTAGAGTTAATGGGCAGAGGATATGCTTGGCTCGATACCGGGACGCATGAATCTCTTCTTGAAGCCAGCCAGTTTATCCAGACGATTGAAAACCGTCAGGCGTTAAAAGTTGCCTGTATAGAGGAGATAGCTTACGAGATGGGATATATCTCTAAAGAAAAGCTCCTTGAACTTGCACAGCCACTAAGCAAGAACCAATATGGCGAGTATCTTATAAGAAGAGCTTCTCAACCAAGAGGTATTAGATAG
- the rfbC gene encoding dTDP-4-dehydrorhamnose 3,5-epimerase, producing the protein MTFNRTAIPDVIICEPKVHGDNRGYFVETFRADKLEEFLGYKINFCQDNESKSSRGVLRGLHYQLPPHAQTKLVRVIQGRVLDVAVDIREGSATFGQHVAVELSGENKRQLLVPRGFAHGFVVLEDETVFAYKVDSYYSPECDRGIAFDDKDLNIDWQIPHNELNLSAKDKVQPLLKETKDLFRFGVNYYHA; encoded by the coding sequence ATGACATTTAATAGAACAGCTATCCCCGATGTAATTATCTGCGAACCTAAAGTCCACGGTGATAATCGAGGATACTTTGTAGAAACATTTCGAGCCGATAAATTAGAAGAGTTCTTGGGATACAAGATAAACTTCTGTCAAGACAATGAAAGTAAAAGTTCACGCGGCGTATTGCGCGGTCTTCACTATCAACTCCCTCCTCATGCACAGACAAAACTTGTTCGTGTTATCCAAGGCCGTGTTTTAGATGTGGCAGTTGACATACGAGAGGGTTCTGCAACATTTGGACAGCATGTCGCAGTCGAACTAAGTGGCGAAAACAAAAGACAACTTTTAGTACCTCGCGGTTTTGCACACGGATTTGTCGTGCTTGAAGATGAAACCGTATTTGCATATAAAGTAGACAGTTATTACAGTCCTGAATGTGACCGAGGCATAGCTTTTGATGATAAGGATCTCAATATTGACTGGCAGATACCGCATAATGAACTCAATCTATCGGCAAAAGACAAAGTACAGCCTCTGCTAAAAGAGACAAAAGACCTGTTTAGATTTGGAGTAAACTATTATCATGCTTAA
- the rfbD gene encoding dTDP-4-dehydrorhamnose reductase: MLNILVTGSNGQVGSEIKALHGDYPYNFFFTDKDALDITAYEDVEQFCQEKNIQTIINCAAYTAVDKAETDKESADSINHLAVKNLTEISKKHDIQLIHISTDYVFDGKNYKPYSEDDTPNPNGIYGRTKLEGEKAMLQINPKDSVIIRTSWVYSSYGANFVKTMLRLGKEKEVLGVIFDQVGTPTYARDLARTILEILPNIKNEKVEIYNYSNEGVLSWYDFAKEIMRMAKLDCKINPIETKDYPTPAERPHYSLLNKSKIKNEFGITIPFWKDSLDKCLKMMGERK, translated from the coding sequence ATGCTTAATATTTTAGTAACCGGTTCAAACGGTCAAGTCGGCAGCGAGATAAAAGCTCTACACGGTGATTATCCCTATAACTTTTTTTTCACTGATAAAGATGCTTTAGATATAACTGCCTATGAAGATGTAGAACAGTTTTGCCAAGAGAAGAACATCCAAACGATTATAAACTGCGCAGCCTATACGGCGGTAGATAAGGCCGAAACTGATAAAGAAAGTGCGGACAGTATCAACCACTTAGCAGTCAAAAACCTCACAGAGATCTCAAAAAAGCACGATATACAGCTTATCCATATCTCTACAGACTATGTTTTTGACGGTAAAAACTATAAACCGTATAGTGAAGATGACACACCAAATCCAAATGGTATCTACGGAAGAACAAAGCTTGAAGGTGAAAAAGCGATGCTGCAGATCAACCCTAAAGACTCAGTCATCATTAGAACATCGTGGGTGTACAGCTCTTATGGTGCTAACTTCGTCAAAACGATGCTTCGTCTAGGCAAAGAGAAAGAGGTTCTCGGCGTTATATTTGACCAAGTCGGAACTCCGACTTACGCCAGAGATCTGGCAAGAACGATACTCGAGATATTGCCGAATATCAAAAACGAAAAAGTAGAAATATACAACTACTCGAACGAAGGAGTTCTTAGCTGGTATGACTTTGCAAAAGAGATCATGCGTATGGCAAAACTCGATTGCAAGATCAATCCGATTGAAACAAAAGACTACCCGACTCCGGCTGAACGTCCGCATTATTCTTTGCTTAACAAATCAAAGATAAAAAACGAATTCGGCATCACGATACCTTTTTGGAAAGACAGTTTGGATAAATGTTTAAAAATGATGGGAGAGAGAAAATAA
- the rfbB gene encoding dTDP-glucose 4,6-dehydratase yields the protein MKSILLTGTAGFIGSNFVPYFLEKYPEYHLVNLDLLTYAGNLENLKECENDPRYKFIKGDICNRELVEFIFNEYDIQGVIHFAAESHVDNSIKNPGIFVQTNVNGTFTLLDVAYKYWMDKPFTCKEKYKDARFHHISTDEVYGTLGETGLFTETTPYAPNSPYSASKAGSDMIVRSYQETYGLNSVITNCSNNYGPKQHDEKLIPTIIRRALANEPIPIYGDGKNIRDWLYVLDHCKGIDLVYHTGKTGEVYNIGGRNERTNLQIVDRICTILDEKVPSSKSYKELITFVEDRAGHDRRYAIDATKLESELGWKADENFDSGIIKTVAWYLGKYIN from the coding sequence ATGAAATCGATTTTATTAACAGGAACAGCAGGATTTATTGGAAGTAACTTTGTACCCTATTTTTTAGAGAAATACCCAGAGTACCATTTAGTCAACTTGGACCTCTTAACATATGCAGGAAACCTTGAAAATCTCAAAGAGTGTGAAAACGATCCAAGATATAAATTTATCAAGGGAGATATCTGCAACCGTGAGCTAGTCGAATTCATCTTTAATGAATACGATATCCAAGGTGTTATCCATTTTGCAGCAGAATCACATGTCGATAACTCCATAAAAAATCCCGGTATCTTTGTACAGACAAATGTAAACGGAACTTTTACACTGCTTGATGTCGCTTACAAATACTGGATGGATAAACCCTTTACATGTAAAGAAAAATACAAAGACGCAAGATTCCATCACATATCGACAGATGAAGTCTATGGAACACTTGGCGAGACTGGACTATTTACAGAGACTACTCCTTATGCTCCGAACTCTCCTTACTCGGCAAGTAAAGCAGGCAGTGATATGATAGTGCGCAGCTATCAGGAGACTTACGGGCTCAACTCGGTCATCACGAACTGCTCGAATAACTACGGTCCTAAACAACATGATGAAAAACTGATCCCGACCATCATTAGACGTGCACTGGCAAATGAACCTATCCCGATCTACGGTGACGGTAAGAATATCCGCGACTGGCTTTATGTACTTGATCACTGTAAAGGGATCGATCTTGTCTATCATACGGGCAAAACAGGTGAGGTCTATAACATAGGCGGAAGAAACGAAAGAACAAACCTTCAGATAGTCGACAGGATCTGTACTATCTTAGATGAAAAAGTTCCTTCAAGTAAAAGCTATAAAGAGTTGATAACATTCGTAGAAGACAGAGCAGGACACGACAGACGCTATGCTATCGATGCGACAAAACTAGAAAGCGAACTTGGATGGAAAGCCGATGAAAACTTCGACAGCGGTATCATTAAGACTGTTGCATGGTATTTAGGAAAATATATCAATTAA
- a CDS encoding O-antigen ligase family protein, producing MLTLLILLSYTWSTSQSTIPTHFYYSDMAGYFYRYSMFFLFPMIIIFTKLKKEFIPMVIGSFILAMIVNELISYGVFFGLWTTLRGTPENPIPFHKNHITYSAYLAFTILLSLYKFIHIQNKYKKLFLLLFLTTMSINLFMSAGRTGQFSLFITAIFLSFIYIKNIKTLLMTFITLVTVFILAFSVMPTFKHRITQAEQSIKNILENKNKDTSLGTRIMAFDTIPYLVNKDNLLFGVGMGDKPYYVSTTLKKDYPYRLVNFDKHGFLHNSHIEILISNGIIGLLLYCSIFYFLFTINVKDKLIKYISYTLGISFLCFGMVADIFFFRAIMSLFSLFLGIIILQKYEEQKLIKNEN from the coding sequence ATGTTAACACTTTTGATTTTACTATCCTATACTTGGAGTACAAGTCAATCTACTATTCCAACTCATTTCTATTATTCCGATATGGCTGGTTACTTCTATAGATATAGCATGTTTTTTTTATTTCCAATGATCATAATATTTACAAAACTTAAAAAAGAATTCATTCCCATGGTTATTGGTAGTTTTATACTAGCTATGATTGTTAATGAACTTATATCCTATGGTGTCTTTTTTGGATTATGGACAACCTTAAGAGGAACCCCTGAGAATCCTATTCCTTTTCACAAAAACCATATAACTTACAGTGCATATTTAGCATTTACCATATTACTGTCATTGTATAAATTTATTCATATTCAAAATAAATACAAAAAGCTATTCCTTTTATTGTTTCTTACTACAATGAGTATAAATCTTTTTATGTCTGCTGGGAGAACAGGTCAATTTTCCTTGTTTATCACCGCTATCTTTCTTAGTTTTATTTATATCAAAAACATAAAAACTTTATTGATGACTTTTATAACATTAGTAACTGTTTTTATCTTGGCATTTAGTGTTATGCCTACATTCAAACATCGAATTACCCAAGCAGAACAGAGCATAAAAAATATTTTAGAAAATAAGAATAAGGACACTAGTCTCGGTACAAGGATTATGGCTTTCGACACGATTCCATATCTAGTAAATAAAGACAACCTTCTCTTTGGAGTAGGGATGGGAGATAAACCGTACTATGTTAGCACAACATTAAAAAAAGATTATCCGTATAGATTAGTTAACTTTGATAAACACGGATTTTTACATAACTCTCATATAGAGATATTAATTTCCAATGGAATAATAGGTTTATTACTATACTGTTCCATATTCTACTTTTTGTTCACAATCAATGTGAAAGATAAATTAATTAAATACATATCTTACACACTGGGTATATCTTTTTTATGTTTTGGGATGGTCGCTGATATTTTCTTTTTTCGTGCAATAATGTCATTATTTTCACTGTTTTTAGGAATTATAATATTGCAAAAATATGAAGAACAAAAATTAATTAAGAATGAAAATTAA
- a CDS encoding MBOAT family protein, whose protein sequence is MLFNSYEFIFAFLPLTFFIYFFLLNKRLLTGAKGFLVFASLFFYSWWNIAYLPLILVSMLFNYVLGNSLNSNFKKIKVHKRSLLIFGIFANLALLGYFKYADFFISNVNNLLITNIQLLHLALPLGISFFTFQQIAYLVDSYRQETEEYDFLNYGLFVTFFPQLIAGPIVHHKEMMPQFSSKWNLAKNYKNIALGIFIFSIGLFKKVVIADTFAVWATTGFDHAESLNMFAAWAASLSYTFQLYFDFSGYTDMAIGAALLFNIKLPINFDSPYKAKNIQDFWRRWHITLSRFLKDYIYIPLGGNRVSEYRVFTNLLLTFILGGLWHGAGWTFVFWGFLHGFALVIHRIWKHFNLTMNSILAWFITFNFINISWVFFRAKTWDDAIKVLSGMLGFNGVMLPEKWMSSLSYLPINNIQFGTVFQSISGKDNTTTFILAAFILVLYFKNTMQLSNSFKPDYKNLILTLAILLISLSMFSQVSEFLYFNF, encoded by the coding sequence ATGTTATTTAACTCATATGAATTTATTTTTGCATTTTTACCATTAACATTTTTTATCTATTTTTTTCTCTTAAATAAAAGACTGTTAACTGGAGCAAAAGGGTTTTTAGTTTTTGCTTCACTATTTTTTTATAGTTGGTGGAACATTGCATATTTGCCTCTCATTCTAGTATCTATGCTTTTTAATTATGTATTAGGAAATTCATTAAACTCTAACTTTAAAAAAATAAAAGTACATAAGCGATCATTGCTTATTTTTGGAATCTTCGCTAATCTTGCATTACTAGGTTATTTTAAATATGCTGATTTTTTCATTTCAAATGTCAATAACCTATTGATAACAAATATCCAGCTACTTCATTTGGCCCTACCTTTAGGTATAAGTTTTTTCACTTTTCAACAAATAGCATACTTAGTTGACAGCTATAGACAAGAGACAGAAGAATATGATTTTTTAAACTATGGCTTATTTGTAACTTTTTTCCCTCAGCTTATTGCTGGACCTATTGTTCATCATAAAGAGATGATGCCACAGTTCTCATCAAAATGGAACTTGGCTAAAAATTACAAAAATATAGCCCTTGGCATATTTATTTTTTCTATCGGTCTGTTTAAAAAAGTTGTTATCGCAGATACCTTTGCGGTATGGGCGACAACCGGATTTGATCATGCTGAATCCTTAAATATGTTTGCAGCTTGGGCCGCTTCCCTTAGCTATACATTTCAGCTTTACTTTGACTTTAGCGGATATACAGATATGGCCATTGGGGCTGCTTTATTATTTAATATAAAATTACCTATCAATTTCGACTCTCCATATAAAGCAAAGAACATTCAAGATTTTTGGAGAAGATGGCATATAACTTTGAGTAGATTCTTAAAAGACTATATATACATTCCATTAGGAGGAAATAGAGTTTCAGAATATAGAGTTTTCACAAATTTACTACTTACTTTTATTCTTGGCGGCTTATGGCATGGAGCTGGATGGACATTCGTCTTCTGGGGTTTTTTACACGGTTTTGCATTGGTGATACATAGAATATGGAAGCACTTTAATTTAACTATGAATTCCATTCTTGCTTGGTTTATTACTTTTAACTTTATAAATATATCTTGGGTTTTTTTTAGAGCTAAAACATGGGATGATGCGATCAAGGTTCTTTCCGGTATGCTTGGGTTTAATGGAGTAATGCTTCCTGAGAAATGGATGTCTTCACTCTCTTATTTACCAATAAATAATATTCAATTCGGAACTGTATTCCAAAGTATTTCAGGTAAAGATAATACTACTACTTTTATACTCGCGGCATTTATCTTAGTACTTTATTTTAAAAATACTATGCAATTAAGTAATAGTTTTAAACCTGATTATAAAAACTTGATCTTAACACTTGCTATACTTCTTATATCATTATCGATGTTTTCTCAAGTATCTGAATTTTTATATTTTAATTTTTAA
- a CDS encoding glycosyltransferase, with the protein MTKKQPTAVICLSPNKGGMELASLKLAKILSNYVDITLIIQKDHFIHEQCLTNKDYATLKFETISFRSTLSPSIIYHARHIVQNNYIKNVIFVGASELKSLYFSFLGLDINLIVRHGTTKSTPKKDWFHKLIYSDVNYHVAISKHLSKNVQKIVPFGKNTKLVTIYPSMPKECSNQERTYNNSELKLLHVGRVTPGKGLKEALEACSILYENNINFTLDSYGGVSSKYEEEFTSFIETLIYKDAFHLCGFTNNIYDEYQKHDIFIFPTKGEGFGNVMMEAISHGIIILSFDNTAISNFKEMGFHIHLVKDGSIKALKEKLFYIANNIEEERQFALENISLSRKLFAPEREANDYLKLLL; encoded by the coding sequence TTGACCAAAAAACAACCAACAGCAGTAATATGTCTTTCTCCAAATAAAGGTGGTATGGAGTTGGCATCTTTAAAACTAGCAAAAATATTATCAAATTATGTCGACATTACGTTAATCATTCAAAAAGATCACTTTATACACGAACAATGCTTAACAAACAAAGACTATGCTACTTTAAAATTTGAGACGATCTCTTTTCGATCTACCCTAAGCCCATCTATTATATATCATGCCAGGCATATAGTACAAAACAATTATATTAAGAATGTTATATTTGTTGGGGCATCAGAATTAAAATCTTTGTATTTTTCTTTTTTAGGATTAGACATAAACCTCATAGTAAGACATGGAACCACAAAATCAACACCGAAAAAAGATTGGTTTCATAAACTTATATATTCTGATGTTAACTATCATGTAGCAATATCAAAACATCTCTCAAAAAATGTACAAAAAATCGTTCCTTTTGGAAAAAATACAAAATTAGTCACTATCTATCCGTCAATGCCAAAAGAATGTTCGAATCAAGAAAGAACTTATAATAATTCAGAACTAAAGCTTTTACATGTCGGTAGAGTGACTCCTGGTAAAGGCTTAAAAGAAGCCCTTGAAGCATGTAGTATTTTATATGAAAACAATATAAACTTTACTCTAGATAGCTACGGCGGGGTATCATCAAAATATGAAGAAGAATTTACATCGTTTATAGAAACACTGATATATAAAGATGCTTTTCATTTATGTGGTTTTACAAATAACATCTATGATGAATACCAAAAACATGATATATTTATTTTTCCTACTAAAGGTGAAGGGTTTGGCAATGTGATGATGGAAGCAATTTCTCATGGAATCATTATTTTATCTTTTGATAATACAGCTATATCAAACTTTAAAGAGATGGGGTTTCACATTCATCTAGTTAAAGATGGAAGTATAAAAGCCCTTAAAGAAAAACTATTTTACATTGCAAATAATATTGAAGAAGAACGACAATTTGCCTTAGAGAATATAAGTTTATCAAGAAAATTATTTGCACCAGAACGGGAAGCAAATGATTATCTTAAACTATTACTATAA